A window of Corallococcus macrosporus DSM 14697 contains these coding sequences:
- a CDS encoding OmpA family protein — protein sequence MRRKELLCRGLALALALMSLSAGAQEAPVLRGFDLERLELNPGAEGSLLVGMGELLPVGAFRATVMMHYAHQPLVYMDNLIREQPEVAVISGRTTAHLAAAYAPLDWLQVGLQLPMVALQGGDDAGMARYGIAVPASHALSTPVVSARFGVLTQTDAGGVDLALELAAGLPLGSEGAFARDDGGLRLSPRVMVGRHFGFIRGGVELGYVQRPRVLLTDRAGETEDEVGRELRLGVALATTGKRLRWELNVRGMLPLTDQPTSVELLPGARYLVGSSLEMFALAGVGVGAAPGTPLFRLMVGGAFGNVTPPRGPGESSVRCEMGLPPEAKIQECPDLDEDGDGVRNADDKCPLVPGDVARQGCSAQDTDGDGIEDMLDACPVEHGPAARQGCPIPDQDGDEVPDEIDSCPTDPGPADNRGCPVRDTDGDGIDNDKDECPNEAGPVERNGCPESDTDKDGVPNRADSCVNEPGDAKNLGCPLHVLPLVEIRPDRFVVMGKVFFEPTQARIQKRSFELLDWVARVIREHPEIPIVVVGAHTDDRGFPDANRRLSQARAEAVRQYLIGRDIAPERLKALGYGQERPIDSNATSNGRENNRRVEFLLADPQQDKPERGQR from the coding sequence ATGAGAAGAAAAGAGCTCCTGTGCCGCGGGCTCGCGCTGGCACTCGCGCTGATGTCGCTGTCCGCCGGGGCGCAGGAGGCGCCCGTGCTGCGAGGCTTCGACCTGGAGCGCCTGGAGTTGAATCCTGGCGCGGAGGGCTCGCTGCTGGTCGGCATGGGCGAGCTGCTTCCCGTGGGCGCCTTCCGCGCGACGGTGATGATGCACTACGCGCATCAGCCGCTCGTCTACATGGACAACCTCATCCGCGAGCAGCCCGAGGTGGCCGTCATCTCTGGACGGACCACGGCGCACCTGGCCGCCGCGTATGCCCCGCTGGACTGGCTCCAGGTGGGTTTGCAGCTTCCAATGGTGGCGCTCCAGGGCGGGGACGACGCGGGCATGGCGCGTTACGGCATCGCGGTGCCGGCCAGCCATGCGTTGTCCACGCCGGTGGTGAGCGCTCGCTTCGGTGTCCTGACGCAGACGGACGCGGGCGGCGTGGACCTGGCCTTGGAGCTGGCCGCGGGGCTGCCGCTGGGGAGCGAGGGCGCCTTTGCCCGGGATGATGGCGGACTTCGCCTGTCGCCCCGGGTGATGGTGGGCCGGCACTTCGGCTTCATCCGGGGGGGGGTGGAGCTGGGCTACGTGCAGCGTCCGCGCGTGCTGCTGACGGACCGGGCGGGTGAAACGGAGGATGAGGTCGGCCGTGAGCTGCGGCTGGGCGTAGCGCTGGCCACGACGGGCAAGCGGCTGCGCTGGGAGCTCAACGTCCGGGGCATGTTGCCGCTGACGGACCAGCCGACCTCCGTGGAATTGCTGCCTGGGGCCCGTTACCTGGTGGGCTCGTCACTGGAGATGTTCGCGCTGGCGGGCGTGGGCGTGGGCGCGGCCCCGGGCACGCCGCTGTTCCGGCTGATGGTGGGCGGTGCCTTCGGCAACGTGACGCCGCCGCGTGGGCCGGGCGAGTCCTCGGTCCGGTGCGAGATGGGCCTGCCGCCCGAGGCGAAGATTCAGGAGTGCCCAGACCTGGACGAGGACGGCGACGGCGTGCGCAACGCCGACGACAAGTGCCCGCTCGTCCCGGGAGACGTGGCGCGCCAGGGCTGCTCGGCGCAGGACACGGATGGTGATGGCATCGAGGACATGCTGGACGCCTGCCCGGTGGAGCATGGCCCCGCCGCGCGTCAGGGCTGCCCCATTCCGGACCAGGACGGTGACGAGGTCCCCGACGAAATCGATAGCTGCCCCACGGACCCGGGGCCCGCGGACAACCGGGGCTGCCCGGTGCGGGACACGGACGGCGACGGTATCGACAACGACAAGGACGAGTGCCCGAACGAGGCGGGCCCGGTCGAGCGCAATGGCTGCCCGGAGTCGGACACGGACAAGGACGGCGTGCCCAACCGCGCGGATAGCTGTGTGAACGAGCCGGGGGACGCCAAGAACCTGGGCTGCCCGCTGCATGTCCTGCCGCTGGTGGAGATTCGCCCGGACCGTTTCGTGGTGATGGGCAAGGTCTTCTTCGAGCCGACGCAGGCCCGCATCCAGAAGCGTTCCTTCGAGCTGTTGGACTGGGTGGCGCGCGTCATCCGGGAGCACCCGGAGATTCCGATTGTCGTGGTGGGTGCGCACACGGACGACCGCGGCTTCCCGGACGCCAACCGTCGCCTGTCACAGGCGCGCGCCGAGGCGGTGCGCCAGTACCTCATCGGCCGGGACATCGCGCCCGAGCGGTTGAAGGCCCTGGGCTACGGCCAGGAGCGCCCCATTGACAGCAACGCGACGTCGAACGGCCGTGAGAACAACCGCCGCGTGGAGTTCCTGCTGGCGGACCCGCAGCAAGACAAGCCCGAGCGCGGCCAGCGCTGA
- the agmC gene encoding adventurous gliding motility protein AgmC, giving the protein MRTNALTKVLMAAVGLWALPALPGPDTYLVGNGQDGARTVSAAGGVEINNYAQVKAPLAPGDMTITTSLATNTSTSAPVVPRFRGPAGGGDTAGDLVLIIQTTGVVPVTVPGSPGPIYLEGGAVGRWELARLTAVVEDEAEEELLLTLDRPLKHSYADGVTQVVRVPEYTSLTLNNNAVVRAKAWNPVTRTGGILAFMANGAVNLGNGSQLSAEGRGFRGGSYEEDTEEDGEGDPFAGCPGSTNLAGTRARAGEGIDVTHPDARGVENVANGGGGGVCVRAGGGGGGNTGAGGRGGNSADGSRSEARGVGGAALSFSPLTHLVMGGGGGAGHGQDEDSDADGGHGGGIIFVRALSIGGTGTLDASGAAGAGSAESGGGGGGAGGTIHVRTVEHVACAGGIGLNALGGGGGDSDDGDPVVRGPGGGGGGGRILVQAVTANGCAVTSNVSNGIAGSAVGGGHAEATPQDNAFPHTGLATFMQGALAAPAAPVIAPATTVTTNNPLPTLTGTGTPGTEVVIYQRISGVPNGPEFGRAAVGTSDSPTAFSVTLSRALPTGNTVLVAVAEAQGLQGLHSNPVTYTLDTAAPDTHFLANGTPTSPSRLENAVFQFASNETTGITFQCVLQTGDIPTPPAVDAGAWLTTPCSGTGTHTTGTLTDDETYTFWVRARDAAGNVDPAPSRYAWRVDRARPTTAFATDGKPPVDFNQAVAVFRFESNEDPVTFQCARDDSATTEAPAEGSAQWQDCAASHLTPASTYVTAPLGAGTYTLWVRAKDVAGNVDDAPQHHTWTVDLTPPDTELFGTLPEALNNANSVVFTFRELPSGSANDFECSLNGAAFSACESGDTFATPGDATYTFLVRARDAAGNVDPAPASHTWRTDKSLPDTSVSTSVGTLSNAPRAGFEFNSPASDVAGFQCVLETGATTQAPAEGSTLWEDCAASYLTPVLTDGTYTLWVRAKDAAGNVDTAPQHHTWTVDLTPPDTELFGTLPEAVNNANAAVLTFRALPVGDASDFECSLNGATFSACESGDSFPTPDDATYSVLVRARDPAGNVDPTPASYTWRRDRTRPATELIALVGALSNAPRAGFEFNSPASDVAGFQCVLDNSATTQAPVESSSRWEDCAASYLTPVLTDGTYTLWVRAKDAAGNVDDAPLHHTWTVDLTPPDTELFGTLPEAVNNANAAVLTFRALPVGDASDFECSLNGATFSTCESGDSFPTPGDATYSVLVRARDPAGNVDLTPASYTWRTDKTRPATELSTLVGVLSNAPRALFTLTSSATDVAGFQCVLETGATTQAPAEGSTSWEDCAASYLTPVLTDGTYTLWVRAKDAAGNVDNAPRHHTWTVDLTPPDTQIDSKPDILTNQLTATFVFSASEPGVRFECSYDGGAYFACTSPYALPNAEFPLITEGDHRMLIRAIDEAGNPDDTPALHIWTVVVGEVQTNIVPVSLSNPTRSTTATFSFTSNLSNVVYYCQLDGSPYEQCADSANAVKVYENLAEGSHSLNVKAAEGEFEDQSPAPFNWTIDLTPPVAPTLTSPSADVVYVNVRTPRFEGVAPDDESLTDGTLSVYRGVQLVDSVEDIRANALWAFDFPVSLPDGEYTLLFSFTDKAGNTGATTSRTFTVDATRPVTTLTVNPGDLTNQAQATFEFTSNEAESTFACSVNGAGFSACTSPHTVSVGDASHEFVVRAVDRAGNVANVVGTHSWRVDTVEPSTSIVAKPDVDTNVPSAEFRFESNEAPILYECSLDDAAFVECATPYLLSDLSEGAHRLVVRARDEATNVDTTAEEHVWRVDMTPPLAPEITAPAPDGVVGSLTPTFQGSAEPGSQLVLFVDGVERGVAPVEPSGQWRLTLTTAISEGPHTVSALARDAAQNAGPESQASAFTVDPSINIVREVSSRGGGLSCAAGGEGHVPLVLLGWACLALMAARRRRV; this is encoded by the coding sequence ATGAGAACGAACGCTCTGACGAAGGTGCTGATGGCGGCCGTGGGGCTCTGGGCCCTGCCGGCCCTGCCGGGCCCGGACACCTACCTGGTGGGCAATGGGCAGGATGGGGCCCGGACCGTTTCCGCGGCGGGTGGCGTGGAGATCAACAACTACGCACAGGTCAAGGCGCCGCTGGCGCCGGGGGACATGACCATCACGACGTCACTGGCCACCAACACCTCCACGTCGGCGCCCGTGGTCCCCAGATTCCGGGGGCCCGCGGGTGGGGGAGATACGGCGGGTGACCTGGTGCTGATCATCCAGACCACGGGCGTCGTGCCCGTGACGGTGCCTGGAAGTCCCGGGCCCATCTACCTGGAGGGCGGCGCCGTGGGCCGGTGGGAGCTGGCTCGGCTGACGGCTGTCGTCGAGGACGAGGCGGAGGAGGAACTCCTCCTGACGCTGGACCGGCCGCTGAAGCACTCCTACGCGGATGGCGTCACGCAGGTGGTCCGGGTGCCGGAGTACACGTCGCTGACGTTGAACAACAACGCGGTGGTGCGCGCCAAGGCGTGGAACCCCGTGACCCGGACTGGCGGCATCCTGGCCTTCATGGCGAATGGTGCCGTGAACCTGGGCAATGGCAGCCAGCTCAGCGCGGAGGGGCGCGGGTTTCGGGGTGGGAGCTATGAGGAGGACACCGAGGAGGATGGAGAGGGTGATCCGTTCGCCGGTTGTCCCGGCTCCACCAACCTCGCCGGGACGCGCGCGCGGGCAGGGGAGGGCATCGACGTCACGCATCCGGACGCCCGGGGCGTTGAGAATGTCGCCAATGGCGGCGGCGGTGGCGTCTGTGTCCGGGCGGGCGGCGGCGGCGGCGGTAATACAGGCGCGGGCGGCAGGGGCGGCAACTCCGCTGATGGCTCCCGGAGCGAGGCCAGGGGGGTGGGGGGGGCGGCCCTGAGCTTCTCCCCGCTGACCCATCTGGTCATGGGCGGCGGCGGTGGCGCAGGGCATGGCCAGGACGAGGACTCCGACGCGGACGGCGGCCATGGCGGCGGAATCATCTTTGTTCGCGCGCTCTCCATCGGAGGAACCGGCACGCTCGACGCATCGGGGGCCGCGGGGGCGGGGAGCGCGGAGTCCGGAGGTGGCGGAGGGGGCGCGGGTGGCACCATTCATGTCAGAACGGTCGAGCACGTTGCGTGCGCCGGGGGCATCGGCCTCAACGCCTTGGGGGGCGGCGGCGGCGATTCCGACGACGGGGACCCGGTCGTGCGAGGTCCGGGGGGCGGAGGTGGTGGCGGGCGGATCTTGGTCCAGGCAGTGACTGCGAATGGTTGTGCGGTCACGTCCAATGTGTCGAACGGTATCGCCGGCAGCGCGGTGGGAGGGGGGCACGCCGAGGCGACGCCTCAAGACAATGCGTTCCCTCACACCGGGCTCGCCACGTTCATGCAGGGGGCCTTGGCTGCCCCCGCCGCGCCGGTGATTGCGCCCGCGACGACCGTGACGACGAACAACCCGTTGCCGACGCTCACCGGAACGGGGACGCCAGGGACCGAGGTCGTGATCTACCAGCGCATCTCGGGCGTACCGAACGGCCCGGAGTTCGGCCGAGCCGCGGTCGGCACCTCGGACTCACCCACGGCGTTCTCCGTCACGCTCTCCCGGGCATTGCCCACGGGCAACACCGTGCTGGTGGCCGTCGCCGAGGCCCAGGGGCTCCAGGGACTTCACAGCAACCCGGTCACCTACACCCTCGACACCGCCGCGCCCGACACGCACTTCCTGGCGAACGGCACGCCCACGTCCCCGTCGCGGCTGGAGAACGCAGTCTTCCAGTTCGCGTCGAACGAGACCACGGGCATCACCTTCCAGTGCGTCCTCCAGACGGGTGACATACCCACGCCGCCCGCGGTGGACGCTGGCGCGTGGCTGACGACGCCGTGCTCGGGGACGGGGACCCATACGACGGGCACGCTGACGGATGATGAGACGTACACCTTCTGGGTCCGGGCGCGCGATGCGGCGGGCAACGTGGACCCGGCGCCTTCACGCTACGCATGGAGGGTCGACCGGGCGCGGCCCACCACGGCCTTCGCCACGGACGGCAAGCCCCCGGTGGACTTCAACCAGGCGGTCGCGGTGTTCCGGTTCGAATCGAATGAGGACCCGGTGACGTTCCAGTGCGCACGGGATGATTCGGCCACGACCGAGGCTCCAGCGGAGGGCAGCGCTCAATGGCAGGACTGCGCGGCCTCCCACCTGACGCCCGCGTCGACCTATGTGACGGCTCCGCTGGGCGCGGGGACCTACACGCTGTGGGTGCGGGCGAAGGACGTGGCGGGGAACGTGGACGACGCTCCGCAGCATCATACCTGGACGGTGGACCTGACGCCGCCGGATACGGAGTTGTTCGGGACGCTGCCCGAGGCGTTGAACAACGCGAACTCGGTGGTCTTCACGTTCCGTGAGCTGCCATCGGGCAGCGCGAATGACTTCGAGTGCAGCCTGAATGGCGCCGCCTTCAGCGCGTGTGAGAGCGGTGACACGTTTGCAACGCCTGGCGACGCCACCTACACCTTCCTGGTGCGGGCCAGGGACGCGGCGGGCAACGTGGACCCGGCGCCCGCCAGCCACACGTGGCGGACGGACAAGTCCCTACCGGACACCAGCGTGAGCACTTCCGTTGGGACGTTGAGCAACGCGCCCCGGGCAGGCTTCGAGTTCAACTCGCCCGCCAGCGACGTGGCGGGCTTCCAGTGCGTCCTGGAGACCGGGGCGACGACGCAGGCGCCCGCCGAGGGCAGCACATTGTGGGAGGACTGCGCGGCGTCCTACCTGACGCCGGTGCTGACGGATGGCACCTACACGCTGTGGGTGCGGGCGAAGGACGCGGCTGGGAACGTGGACACCGCTCCGCAGCACCACACCTGGACGGTGGACCTGACGCCGCCGGATACCGAGCTGTTCGGGACGCTGCCCGAGGCGGTGAACAACGCGAACGCGGCGGTCCTCACGTTCCGCGCGCTGCCGGTCGGCGACGCGAGCGACTTCGAGTGCAGCCTGAACGGCGCCACCTTCAGCGCGTGTGAGAGTGGGGACTCCTTCCCGACGCCCGATGACGCCACGTACTCCGTCCTGGTGCGGGCCAGGGACCCGGCGGGCAACGTGGACCCGACGCCCGCCAGCTACACGTGGCGGAGGGACAGGACGCGTCCGGCCACGGAGCTGATCGCCCTGGTGGGGGCGTTGAGCAACGCGCCCCGAGCAGGCTTCGAGTTCAACTCTCCCGCCAGCGACGTGGCGGGCTTCCAGTGCGTGCTGGACAACTCGGCCACGACGCAGGCGCCCGTCGAGAGCAGCTCGCGGTGGGAGGACTGCGCGGCGTCCTACCTGACGCCGGTGCTGACGGATGGCACCTACACGCTGTGGGTGCGGGCGAAGGACGCGGCGGGGAACGTGGACGACGCTCCGCTGCACCACACCTGGACGGTGGACCTGACGCCGCCGGATACCGAGCTGTTCGGGACGCTGCCCGAGGCGGTGAACAACGCGAACGCGGCGGTCCTCACGTTCCGCGCGCTGCCGGTCGGCGACGCGAGCGACTTCGAGTGCAGCCTGAACGGCGCCACCTTCAGCACGTGCGAGAGCGGGGACTCCTTCCCGACGCCCGGTGACGCCACGTACTCCGTCCTGGTGCGGGCCAGGGACCCGGCGGGCAACGTGGACCTGACGCCCGCCAGCTACACGTGGCGGACGGACAAGACGCGTCCGGCCACGGAGCTGAGCACCCTGGTGGGGGTGTTGAGCAACGCGCCCCGGGCGCTCTTCACGCTCACTTCCTCAGCGACGGATGTGGCGGGCTTCCAGTGCGTTCTGGAGACCGGGGCGACGACGCAGGCGCCCGCCGAGGGCAGCACCTCGTGGGAGGACTGCGCGGCGTCCTACCTGACGCCGGTGCTGACGGATGGCACCTACACGCTGTGGGTGCGGGCGAAGGACGCGGCGGGGAACGTGGACAACGCTCCGCGGCACCACACCTGGACGGTGGACCTGACGCCCCCGGACACACAGATCGACTCGAAGCCGGACATCCTCACGAACCAGCTGACCGCGACCTTCGTGTTCTCCGCCTCGGAGCCGGGCGTCCGCTTTGAGTGCAGCTACGATGGGGGGGCCTACTTCGCCTGCACCTCGCCGTATGCTCTGCCCAACGCGGAGTTTCCGCTCATCACGGAGGGAGACCACCGGATGCTGATCCGGGCCATCGATGAGGCGGGCAACCCCGACGATACGCCGGCTCTGCACATCTGGACCGTCGTGGTGGGGGAAGTCCAGACGAACATCGTTCCTGTGTCATTGTCGAATCCCACCCGGAGCACGACCGCGACCTTCAGCTTCACCTCGAACCTGTCCAACGTCGTTTATTACTGTCAGTTGGACGGCTCACCTTACGAGCAGTGTGCGGACTCGGCGAACGCCGTCAAGGTCTACGAGAACCTGGCCGAGGGCTCGCACTCGCTGAACGTCAAGGCCGCGGAGGGGGAGTTCGAGGACCAGTCGCCCGCGCCGTTCAACTGGACCATCGACTTGACGCCGCCCGTGGCGCCCACCCTGACGAGCCCGTCCGCGGACGTCGTGTATGTCAATGTTCGCACGCCGCGATTCGAAGGGGTGGCCCCGGATGACGAGTCCCTCACGGATGGCACGCTCAGCGTCTATCGCGGTGTGCAGCTCGTTGACTCCGTGGAAGACATCAGGGCCAACGCATTGTGGGCCTTCGATTTTCCCGTGTCGTTGCCCGACGGTGAGTACACATTGCTCTTCTCCTTCACGGACAAGGCGGGCAACACTGGCGCAACGACGAGCCGCACCTTCACGGTCGATGCGACCCGACCGGTGACGACGCTCACCGTCAACCCTGGTGATTTGACGAATCAGGCGCAGGCGACGTTCGAGTTCACGTCAAATGAGGCTGAATCGACGTTCGCGTGCAGCGTCAATGGCGCGGGTTTCAGTGCCTGCACCTCGCCGCATACCGTTTCGGTGGGGGATGCATCCCATGAGTTCGTCGTTCGTGCCGTTGACCGGGCCGGCAACGTGGCGAACGTCGTCGGTACTCATTCCTGGCGCGTGGACACGGTGGAGCCGAGCACCAGCATCGTCGCGAAGCCCGACGTCGACACCAATGTCCCGAGTGCCGAGTTCCGCTTCGAGTCCAACGAAGCGCCCATCCTGTACGAGTGCAGCCTGGATGACGCCGCCTTCGTGGAGTGCGCGACGCCGTATCTGCTGAGCGACCTGTCAGAGGGTGCGCACCGGTTGGTGGTCCGAGCCCGCGATGAGGCGACCAACGTGGACACCACGGCAGAGGAGCATGTCTGGCGGGTGGACATGACACCGCCACTGGCGCCGGAGATCACCGCACCAGCGCCGGACGGGGTGGTCGGCTCCCTGACGCCGACTTTCCAGGGCAGCGCCGAACCCGGGAGCCAGTTGGTGCTCTTCGTGGATGGCGTCGAGCGGGGCGTCGCCCCCGTGGAGCCTTCCGGACAGTGGCGCCTGACGTTGACCACGGCCATCAGCGAAGGGCCACACACGGTCAGCGCGCTTGCTCGCGATGCAGCCCAGAACGCTGGCCCCGAGTCTCAGGCGTCCGCCTTCACGGTGGATCCGTCCATCAACATCGTCCGGGAGGTGAGCTCGCGGGGCGGCGGGTTGAGCTGCGCCGCGGGCGGCGAGGGGCATGTCCCCCTGGTGCTACTGGGGTGGGCGTGCCTGGCCCTGATGGCCGCCCGGAGGCGGCGCGTGTGA